The segment CCTGCTCCCAACCGACGATCGGTTTCTGGCCCGGACGCAGCCCGAGCTGTCGTTCCATGTTGGATTGACCGCCGCAGAGCCATACCTCGCCGACGAGAACGTCGTGGAATTTTCGAGTTTCGAGTTTCGATTTTGGATCACCGGAGGAGACGACGAACTCGCGGGGCTCGGCACTGGCTGGGAGCGGCGCGAATTCCATCCGCCATTCGCCGGCGGCGTTGGCGGTGGTGCTGCGTTGCTGCCCCGCGAACTCCACCGTGACCTTCTCGCCGGGCGCGGCGGTGCCCCACACGGGCAGCTTCACGTTTTGCTGCAGGACCATGTGGTCGCCGAACGGACTGGCGAGTTGAATGGCGGCGGGGGCGTTGGTGATCAGCAGCAACGCGACACCGAGGGGACGCAGGCAAGCGGGCGTTCGCATAGGAGGTGCGGCCAGTCGAACGCCCACACGACAAACTGGCGATGCTCAAAAGCTGGGCCGGGAGCGGCAGGAGTGGTGGGGCGGCCCGCGCCGCGACGAGCTCCGATCAATCCAACGAAGGAGTCGCCAGCGAGACGTCGGATTCCACGACCACCGGCGGGCCATATTCGACCACCCCGCGCCGCACGCGGCGACAGACGACGTCCGGCGCGCGCATGTCGCGACCGAAGCTGGGTGCGGCGGTGAGGATGAGCGCTGGCAACGTATCGACCATCGAAACACCGCTGGTGTTGACGGTGAGACTGGTGCGCCACACCAACTGCCGCCGGCCCTGGCGATGGCTCGCGAGATCGTACGCCGAGACGACCGCAAAGTAGACGCCGAGGTTCGCCTGATCGGCGAGAAATTCAACGTCGGCAGTGTGGTCGGTGAGAAAATCGCCGAACGAAATCCGGCGGGAGACGCTGGACTCGAAACGACGGCCGCCGACGAGCTTCGCGCGTTCGAGAAAGTGCCGGCGGGACAACTCGGGAAACATCACCCGCATCTCGCGATCCATCGCGTGGTGCGATCCCCAGTGGAAGATGAGGAGCAGCGACGCGGGGTGCTGAGCCGTCGCGGGCTGATAGCCATTGGTGGTGAGCGCGTGACGCAGCACCTGGCCAAGGTAGTTCGCCGCGGGCGGGCGCTCGCCCATGTGGTCACCGCGCTCGGTGAATCCGCCGTTGTGACCGACATAGTAGACCGGTTCTTCCGGCGTCGCGGTGGGCAGCGAACGGCCGAGGTCGGTGACCTCGCTGAACACGGTCATCTCGAGTTCCGGGTTCTGCTGAAAGGATTTCGGAAGCAGCCAGAATCCGCGCCAGCCCGATTCGGGCGACGGGTCATGCATCGAGGGTAGTGCCAGCCGGGAGTCGCTGGCTTTGGCGCTGCTCGGCGATGCGGTGAGACACAGGGCAAGGAAAGCAAAGGTCGAACGCATGATGATCCAAAGTGACGCTGCGACGGGTTGATCGGTAACACCCTGACGCTGTGCGGGCAAGCGGATGCGCGGGCGGCGGGTGGAGCCGTCCACGGGTGGGACGCCCGGGCCCGTTCGGATCGGTTACTCGTAGCGGTAGAGCGCCACGCGCTGGAGCGTGGGACCATCCGGTCCGAAGCGGAGCCCGCTACCGGACTGATTCTCCGCGGCGGCCTCGGCGAGGTGGTAATTCAGCACGATATCGTCGCCGTTCATCTTGCGTCCTGGTATCCAGCGCCCATCGCGCATGGCGCCGGTTTCGGCAGCCGCGATGCCGTCGATCGCGGGGCCCGGCGTGCGCGGGGCAAACGTCACCTGCACGTCCTGCCCGGCGATCAGGAATTCGTCGGCGCCGAGCGCGAATGTCAGCGCGAAACCCAATTCGGTCGCGGGCGCGCCGCTGCGGTTCTGGCGCAGCGCAAAGCGCAACGTATGGTCGCCCAGCGCAATTTCCCGTGCGGGTGCGTCCTTGGTGAGCCGCACCGCGGCGATCGTGCCGCGCGCCTGATGCGCAAGGATCCAGGGGCTCAGGTCGCGCAGCACGGCGTAGCCGCGCGCCAGCGGGAGCGTTTCGAGTGCGCCGCCGGACGCCGCGCCGGTCGGCTGAGCGGGCGCCAGACGTTCCAGCCGATCGATCGCGAACGGCGAATAGCCGAGCGACGCGTGCGCGCCGATGCAGTAGAACGCGTTCGCGACGCCCTGTTCGTTGCCACGCGATTCGGGCACGAAGAGCGGATTGTCCGCGCGGTGGAACGCGGCGACGTGTTCGGCGAAATTCAGCAGGTAGATGTCGGGCGCGTGGAAATCGATCGCAGACGCGCCGGTTGGGCCGGGCTCACCGCAGGCCGCTTTCCAGACATCGAGCGAAAGTGGCTGCGGACCACCGCTGGGATAATCGCCGGGAGCGCGGTCCTCGGGCTGCACGATCCAGGTGTTGGTGAACACCGGCAGCGGGTGCACGGCTTTGCCGGAGGCGGCCATCGTCCCCATGAACCGACCGTACTGCCAAGCCATGAAGAGCTCGTCGGTCGCGGGGCCGTCGCCGAAAACCTCGGTCCACGTGCCGGTCGTTTTGCCGCCGGCGGTTGACCAAAGCTGGGCGAGCGCGGGCGAGAGCGAGCTGCGGTGCGCGGTGAGGTACGTCATCAACTCCGCGGGCACGGCGGCAGCGAAGGCGGCATTGGCGGCGTCGCTACGGTCGCGCGAATCGCCCAGCACGCCGACCTCGTTCTGCAGCTGGATCATCAAGACGGTGTGGTGCTCAGCGTCGACGCGCGCGACGTGTTGCAGGAAACGCACGTAGGCGCGCGTGTCGGCGCGCTCCGCCTCGGCGCTGAAGGGCGAGAGGATTTCGACTGATCGGCCTGACGCGATCCGAACGCGAGGGAAGCGCGTTTGATCGCGCTTCACCCACGCGGGCGCGAAGCTCGAGAGTCCGTTCTTCCACGAGCCGAACCACAGGAAACAGATTCGCAAGTGGTGCGTGCGCGCACCGGCCAGCAGGCGATCGACGAGGCTGAAGTCAAACTGGCCTTCGACGGGCTCCACCCAATCCCACGCCACCGGCACGAGCACGGTGTTGAGATTGAGCCGTGCAAGATTGGGCCAAACCGCGTCCAGGGTGTCCGGATCCGAGGAGGCGGTGTTGGTGATCTCGCCACCGAGGATCAGATACGGCTGGCCGTCGACAATCAGCTGGGTGGCGGCACCGCGGGTTTCGAGATGGGGCAGCGGCGCGGCCACGGCGCGGAAGGCAGCGAACGCTACGAACAAGCCGACAAAAAGCAGGCGGGGTTTCATGGGAAGAGGTGAACGAACGTAACGGTGGGCGAACGGAGAAAATGTTGCTTGGACTGGGGACGCGATGCCCGCGTCGCGTCTCGAACCCGTCGACGAGGGCGGGGCCGCTCCATGGGCGATACCCCTCGGGCTGCCGTGGGAGTGCGCGCCGATCAATCGGTTATTTGAACTGGATGTCCCAAATCTTCGAGCGGCGCGCGGTGCCGTCGGGCCCGGTAAGGTCGAGAATCACCACGTAGCTGCCGGGCTTGGCGTAGGCGTGCTGCGGGTGTTGTTCGGTCGAAGTCGTGCCGTCACCAAAATCCCAATGCCACGAGGTGATCCGGCCGACGGACTCGTCCTTGAACGCGGCGAGCCGGCGGTCCATGTCGACGATGCTCCACGACCATTGGGCGGCGAGCTTCGGCTGGAGCGCGGGCTCGAGTGGCATGAGCTTGAACGCGCAGAGTTCGGAGGCGTCGCCGTAGGCGGTGCGCTGGGGCGAGAGCGTCCAGAACCCGCGCGGCGTTTTCCCGTCGTAGTCGATCACGATCCAGCTGAGCCCGATGATCTTGCTCTCGCTGAGGACCGATTCGACTGCGCGGGCCGGACCTTCGGGACCGGCGTAGTCGAAGGGGGTGACCCAGAATTCGAGCGTGAGTTTGCCCGGCTCGCCGGGTTTGAACGCGAACGACTGCGCGGCGTTGGCCCAGGGGAGTTCCTTGATCCACGTCGGCGCGCCCCACGCGAGCGCCCAATCCTTGTTCACCGCGGGCGTGAAGACGTGGTAGTTCTGCGCGTGCACGCCGTGAATCGCCCAGTTCGCAGCGTCGACGCTGATGCGGTCGTCGGGGGTCGCCGCGGCGGCGCCGACGTGTTCCGGCGTCCACAGCTCCTTGTGACCGCGGTCCACCAACAGTCCGCCCGAGGCGTCGCCATCGACGATGATTTCGAACGTGTCGTTGCGCAGTCCGGGATCGGCGAAGTCCCAGAAATCGTCCTCCGCCTCGTAAAGGAAGTAGAGCCGGTTCAGCCCCTTGACCCAGCCGACGCGCACGCGAACGGCGAGGGTCTTGTCGCCGGCGGCCGGCGGCTGTTTGCCGAAATTCTTGAGCTGATCCCTGCCGACCACGTAACTCTCCGGAACCATCGCCCAATCGGCAGCATCGCCGTCGACGCGGGGAATCCGGTCGGCCGGGAATTGGAAGATGGGGTAGGTGATGTCGGGCTTTTGGAGCGCGGCACTGGACAGCGCGACGAGTGCGAACGCGAAGGCGCCGAGCAAACGGGGAACGAAATTCATGGGGCAGCGAACGGTACGGTTAGTCATGCAGGACGCAGCCGGCGCGGCGAAGGTGCGCGCGTGCGAACCGTCCGGGTGGAGCGGAGGAGGGGCCGCCCGCTATGGGAATTGCCTCGTGACACCGGGACCATCCTGCCGCAAAAGAAATTCCGCCGATGAAGGTCCCAATGATTTTGTGGGTGTGCTCTGTGGCGCTGTGCGCTTGCACGTCCGTGCCAACTACTCATCGGTCGGTGTTTCCAGAATCGACGGCCACTACCTATAAAGCGTCCGATGGCTCGACGTGGGTATTGCACGAAGCGGGATCTGCCCCGGATGGGAGTTACTGGATGAGATTCACGCCAGGGGTTGTGGAGAAGAAGAAATGGAATGAGTTGCTCGGGTTCGGTTTCGGCCATGAGAGGTTTTCTTTGGAAAGTGTGCGGAAGAACTTCGAGGCCGTGAAAGCGTATGACTCTGGCGCGACCTACAACGTTGAAGGGACGCCGGAGTCTTTTGTCTTGAAGCATCATCTCCCGCAACGCGGCGAGAATGGCCTCACGCGGGTTGTTCGGACGCCGGAAGGTTACTACTACGCCTCGTATCAGGAACGTTATGGCGAGAGCGGCGCAGACAAGCTTAGCCGGTGGACGCGTTTCATCTCAGAACTGCCAGACCAATCACTGCTCCCTGCGGCCGGGACCCGCACGCCTCAAGTGGGTGTGAGTAAACGGTAACTGGAGGGCTTCGGCGGCTGTAAGTGCGTGGGAAAGAAGCGGGCGGGAGGCCTGCGCTCCTATGCCGGCGGCGCTCCCGGCTACACCCAACGCGTGAATGGAGCCGCGACGCCTTCGTCCCGGCCGAGAGCACCGGTGGAGAAGCGACGCGACGAGGGCGTCGCGCCCCGCTCACTGGGAGTGATGCCCGCGCCACATTGGAGGCCAATGAGAAATTCTGTGCGCTTTGCCGCCTCGCGGCCATAGAAAGGGTGGATGACACCGACGGACACGGAACTTCTGCATCGCTACAGCGCGCAGCGTTCGGAGGCGGCATTCGCCGAGCTGGTGCAGCGATACATCGACGTGGTTTATCATACCGCCCTCCGCCAAAGCGGCGGGCGCCGAGATGTCGCGGAAGACATCACGCAAGCCGTGTTCGTATTGGTGGCCCAGAAGGCCGGCCGACTGCAGGGCCACGAGATGTTGGCCGGCTGGCTGCACACCGCGACGCGCTATGTCGCCAAAGATCATCGTCGGGCCGAGGCGCGCCGGTTGATCCGCGAAAGGGAGGCGAACGCCATGCACGATGATCCGAGGAGGGCGGAGGTGGAATGGGATCGGGTGCGGCCAGTGCTTGACGACGCGCTCAGCGAATTGAAGCCGGCGGATCGCGAAGCGGTGCTGTTACGGTACTTCATGGGAATATCGCTGGCCGAGGTGGGCGCGCGGCTGAGTGTTTCCGAAAACGCCGCGCGGATGCGGATCGACCGCGCGCTCGAGCGGCTGCGGGCGCGACTGGCTCGTCGGGGTGTCACCTCGACGACGACAGCACTTGGTGCCGTGCTCGCGAATTCCGCTGCGGCGGGTGCGCCGGCGAACCTGGCGTCCAGCATCACCATCGCGGCGCTCTCCGGGACCGCGACGGGAACAGGAGGTGCGGGTCTCGCAGGGCTTTTGATTTCGATGAACAACACCAAAGTGATTGTGGGTCTCGCGGCTGCGCTGAGCATGGGTGGAGTGGGCACCTCCCTTTGGCAGGCGGCGACAGTACGGGAGGTCGAGAGCGCGCTGGCGAACGTCAGTCGCGAGCGAGATGCCCTGCAAGCGCGCTTGGGCGCAATAGAGAAGGGGGCACAAGCGCCAGACCAAATCCGGGCCGGCGGCGTCGCGCCCTCGCGAGGCACCGTCGCGAACGGCGCGACCGAGAGCGGTGTGGGATCCGCTGCAACGCGAGCCACCAAGGGGGCCACGACAGCACCTGCGGTTCAGCAGCCGGCGAAGAGCTCCATTCTTCAGATGCTTAACCGTAATCCTGCCTTCCGAGACGCGGAGCTGCAGCGCCAACGCGCGAACATGGGGTTGAAGTATGGTCCATTCTATCGTTCCTTGCGGCTCTCTTCCGGGCAGATCGCTGAGTTCGAGGACGCGATGTGCGAGTGGCTGCAAACCAATATGGAAACGACGGCGCTTGCCGCCGAGCAGGGGCTGCGCGAAACGGACCCAAAGCTGGCCGGTTTGGTGAAGCCGGCGATGGACAGCCTGACGGCCCGGCTCAGGTCGGCGATCGGCGAAGAGGGACTGATGCAACTAGGCCCGTATGAACAGAGCAGCGATGCCCATGAGACGATCAGCCTGCTGGCCGGCAACCTTTACTACACCGATGTGCCACTGAGCGCCGCTCAAGCGGAGCAGCTCATCCGAATCGTCGCGGCGAATACCGGGCAGATGAAGGTGACCGGGATAGTTGGGAAACCCCGCGAGCTGAATTGGGAGACGATCCTCACCCAAGCGCAGGGGGTGCTTGCACCGGTGCAGCTTGCGACTCTCCAGCGGCTCGCGGACCGAAGCCGCTACCAGCGAATGGTCGAGGCGCTGGCCAGCGGCGCGGAAGTGGAAGCAAGCGGCGTACCGACTGCGGACTCCTCGTCAGGAGTCACAACCGCGGGCGGTGGCTGATCCCGCAGGGCCCGCTGGCGCTTTTCAGCACGGCAGCGATCCGAACGGCTAGTCGAGCCATCCCCGATCAGGTGCGGATCGAATGCACGGGCTCGTTGCGGGAACTCGTGGTGTTGGACGACTGGTCGCTGATCACGACGATCGTTGAGTTCGGAACGGCCGCGTGAGCGGCGGCCCTACAGGACGCAGGCATCCTCGACGTAATCTGTTGGGACCGGGCAAGACGCCCGGGCCACAACGAGTCAGTGCGCGGCGGGGAAGGTGATCTTCGGCGCGGGCGGAAGCGGCGCGGATTCGTCGAGGTAAAAACTCGGATGCGGCGGCTGGTTGTAGGCGACGTTCTGCCACGCGATCGCGAGCCGGTAAACCGGATCGTGCATCAACGTGACCAGCCGGTGCTTCGTCGGAATCGTCGAAGTGTAGATCCGCAGTTCGCGATTGTCGCGCGTCCGCCAGATGACTTCTTCGCGCCAATCACCCCACAGATCAGCGCTGACGGCCGGCGTGGCCTTCGTACCGTTGTTCGACGTGCAGGCGTGCGCGACCAGCAGCGGCTCGATCTCCTCGCGTTCCCAGTTCCATTTCACGATTCGATTCTGATCGAGCAGTTCGTGGAGCAGGTCGCCGTCCCACAGAATGCCGAAATTGCAGGGGAAACCGCGCGGACGTTTTTCCAGGATGCGGTTGCCGGCCGCATCGAACACGCCGTCCATGCCGGCGCCCGCGGCCCAGCATTCGGCGCCCGGGTAACGCGGATCGATGTTGAACGCGTTGCCGCGGCCCGGCCCTTCGCCTTTGTCGCCGCCGGAATCGGCGGCCTTGACCGAAGGCACCGTGAAAATCGGCCGGCCCGTGCGCGCATCGCGCACGCTCATGCCCTGCGCGTCAAAGCGTTCCTGGATGTCGAAGATCTCGAGCCCAGGATTTGCGGGCGTGAGATCGGAAACGTGGATCACGTCGCCGTGGCCCCAGCCGGTCGAGTAGAGCCCGCGGCCGCTATCGTCGATGACGGCAGCGCCGTAGATGATTTCGTCGCGGCCGTCCTCGTCTACATCGGCGACGGAGAGGTTGTGATTGCCCTGTCCACGATAGCGCTCGTTGCCCGGCGTGCCATCGTCGCTGTCGAACACCCACCGCTGGGTCAGCTTGCCGTCGCGCCAGTCCCACGCGGCGAGTACGGCGCGGGTGTAATAGCCGCGGCACATGACCAGGCTCGGCCGCTCGCCGTCGAGGTACGCGACACAGGCGAGATAGCGATCGCTACGGTTGCCGTAGCCGTCGCCCCAGATCGCCTTCAACTCATCGCCGGTCGGCTCGAGCTTGGTCGGATGCCGCGGCGGAACGTAATCCGTCGTCGCTAGCGCCGCGCCGGTGCGACCATCGAAGATCGTGAGAAACTCCGGGCCCTGGAGGATGTGGCCCTGCGCGTTGCGATGGTCGGCGTTCGGATCGCCAATGATTTTGCCGGTGCCGTCGATCGTGCCGTCAGCGGTCTTGCAGGCGACCTCGGCGCGGCCGTCGCTGTCGAGGTCGTAGACCATGAACTGCGTGTAATGCGCCCCTTCGCGAATGTTTTTCCCGAGATTGATCGTCCAGAGCAGCCGGCCCGCGAGCGTGTAGGCCTGCAGCAGCGTTTCGCCGGTGACACCGGAGCGCGAGTTGTCCTGCGGATTCTGCTCCTGTTTCAGCACGATCTCGTAGTCGCCATCGCCGTCCAGGTCGCCGAGCGAGGCGTCGCCGGGCGTGTAGCCGGCGGGCGTCTGCAATGGCACGGAATGATATGGCAGCGGCGACGCGCCGGCGGGCAGCGTGAAGCCGCGGTCGGGTTCCGCCTCAGCGCCCGCGTTGACGGCACGCACGGTGTAGGTCGTCTCGCGATCGAGCGCAGCGTGCCGATCGACAAACCACGTGACGTCCGCGAGCGGCGCCGCGTTGAGCTTCACCGTACCGGCAACAGGATCGGGCCGGGAGCCGAACGGCCCGACGTCATTCGCGGCGCCGGCGCGCGGCGCCGTCGTGCGGTAGACATTGAAAGCAACGCCGGCGGGATCGCTTGCGAGCAGCCGCCAGCTCACGAAGACACTGCCGTCGGCTTCGTGCACCGCGACGACGCCGCGCGAAAGCTTTTCCATAATGCGCGCGGGCGAAGTGGGGGAGGCTGGCGCGATGGCGGCGAGCGCGGACGCGGCGAGCAAAAACACGAGAGAGCGGAGATTCATATTACTCAGGAGAATGAAATTTATAGCCGGCCCCGGTGAGGCCGGGCCGGGGTCACCGACCCCGGCTACAGAAACGCGCCGTATCTCATCGACCGGTGGCGCGCTCGAAATGCACGCCACCGTCGTGGATGACCGAGTCGGCGCCCTTGCCTTGACGCAGTGCGATCAACTCGGCGCCGGCCAGCAGTACGGGGCCGTAGCCGTGCGCGGCGAACACGCTTGTCGGCCGGTAGTAGTAGAACATCGGATCGAAACCCATGCCGGTGCCGACGCAGGTGCCTTCGACCTGACCGATGGCGTTGACCTGTTGCGCGACGGCGTTCCAGCCGAGCGTGACCATCGGGCCGTAGGCCTTCGCGTCGATCCAGCCGCGGTTGATCCCGCGCGCGGCGGCGTAGACGAACATCGCCGAGGCGGAGGTCTCTAGGTAGGAATCGTTGCGATCGAGCAGCTGGTGCCAGAGTCCGTCACCGCCCTGCGTGGCGGCGAGTCCGGCGAGATGCGCGCGGTATTGCTGGAGCACCGCCTCACGGCCCGGATGGTTCTCCGGCAGCACGTCGAGCAGTTCGGCCATCGCGACGATCGCCCAGCCGTTCGCGCGCGCCCAGTGGAACGCCGGGTGCGGATCCATTTCCTGCACCCAGCCGTGCCGGTAGAGGTTTTTCTCCGGCACAAACATCCGCGCGGAGAACTGGACGATCTGCTTCACCGCATCGTCGAAATACTTCGTCTCACCGGTGAGCGCGCCCATCTGCGCGAGCGCGGGCACGCTCATGTAGAGATCGTCGAGCCAGAGCGAATTGGGCATCGGCCGGTTGCGCGCGAGCGTGCCGTCGGCGAGCCGGAATTGTTTCGTGGCGATGAACTCCAGGTAGTTGTCGATCCACGGACGGAGCGCGTCGGGCGCGACGCCGGCGCGGGCGGCCTTGATCATCGCGGCTGCCATGGCGCCGGAGTCGTCGAGCGAGCGCGGGTCGATCACCTGTCGCAGCGCGATCCCGCGCTCACGTGGTGGCAGGTCCGCGGGCGCCGTCTGCTGCTTCAGGTGCGCGGCGAGCGTGGTGATCGCCTGCAGTCGCGTAGCGACGTAGTCGCGATAGCGGTTGTCTCCCGTGGCCGCGGCGGTCTGCACCATGCCGGCGTAGGTGACGCCCCATTCATAGCTGGTGAGCAGGAAGTCGGTGCGCTCGAGCCGAGGTTGGGCGGGGAGTTGCGCGAGATCGGTGACCGGCTGCTTCGTGGCCGCATCGATGACGCGCACGGAGGAGGCACCCTCGAGATAAGTGAGCACGCGGTCGAGGACGGACTTGATTTGCTCCGGCGTCGCGGGCTCGTAAGGCACCGGATACGCGGGCGCGATCCGGCCGGACTGCAGCTGGGCGAGCCGTGCCGGTTCGGGCGACACGGTGGGCGTGGTCGTCACCGTGGCGGACGAGGCGGGCAGGGATTGAGCATGCGCGAGCGTGAGGCAGCCGGCGCAAAGAAGGACGAGGCGGAATGAACTCATGGAAGGAAACCGGGGGTGGGGTTGACGAAGGGGATTACTTGCGGGTCGTGAGCAGATCGCGCGCGCGGAGCCATTCCGCGGCGCGCGCCGGCCAGTTGGAGGACGTGCCGAGGCCGTCGAGCATGCCCATGCCGTGACTGCCGCGCTCGAAGGCGTAGAACTCGGCGGGCACTTTGGCGCGCGTCAGCGCTTGGAAGAAACGAATGCTGTTCTCGATTGGAACGGACTGATCCGCCTGCGTGTGAATCAGCAGTGTCGGTGGGGTGGCGGTTGTGACCTGTTTTTCCAGCGACATGAGTTCACGCAGCTCGGCGGGGGGATGCTTGCCGATGAGCGCCTCGCGCGAGCCGACGTGCGTGACCGGATCATCCATGCTGATGACCGGATACATCAGGATCAGGAAATCCGGCCGCGCGGAGACGGCGTCGAGTGGCGCGCCGGTTTTGCCCGCAGGATGATCGAACAAAGTGCCGGCGCTGGCGCTGAGGTGTCCGCCGGCCGAGCTGCCCATTACGCCGATGCGGGTGGCATCGATCTTGAATTCGGCGGCGCGCGAACGCACGAGCCGGACCGCGCGCAACACATCCTGGAGCGGCGCGGGATGACCGAACTCCGCCATCCGGTATTTCAGCACGAAGGACGTGACGCCGAGCGTGCTGAGCCAGTTCGCGTATTGCACCCCCTCGCGCTGGGTCGAGAGCCGGACGTAGCCGCCGCCGGGGCAGATGATGACGGCGGTGCCGTTGGGCCGGTCCACGGCGGGCGGGAAGACGGTGAGCGTGGGCTCGGAGACGTTGGAGATCCGGCCCTCTTCGAGGCGTTCGGGGCCGAGTTCCGGCTTGGCGTTGGGGACGCCCTCGGGCCAGAGCGGCAGGACGAGATTCTCGGCGGAGGCGGACACGGTGAGCGCGGCGGAGAGGGAGGCGAGCATGAGAAGAGGGGTGAGGCGCATGGTCGGGATGTTTTTGTGGGCCGGCTTCGGCGAGGCCGGGCCGGGGTCAGCGACCCCGGCTACAGGGTCGGATCTGATTTCTGTAGAGGCGTGAGCTTGACGGGGCCGAG is part of the Opitutus terrae PB90-1 genome and harbors:
- a CDS encoding alpha/beta hydrolase; this translates as MLASLSAALTVSASAENLVLPLWPEGVPNAKPELGPERLEEGRISNVSEPTLTVFPPAVDRPNGTAVIICPGGGYVRLSTQREGVQYANWLSTLGVTSFVLKYRMAEFGHPAPLQDVLRAVRLVRSRAAEFKIDATRIGVMGSSAGGHLSASAGTLFDHPAGKTGAPLDAVSARPDFLILMYPVISMDDPVTHVGSREALIGKHPPAELRELMSLEKQVTTATPPTLLIHTQADQSVPIENSIRFFQALTRAKVPAEFYAFERGSHGMGMLDGLGTSSNWPARAAEWLRARDLLTTRK
- a CDS encoding DUF5597 domain-containing protein, which gives rise to MKPRLLFVGLFVAFAAFRAVAAPLPHLETRGAATQLIVDGQPYLILGGEITNTASSDPDTLDAVWPNLARLNLNTVLVPVAWDWVEPVEGQFDFSLVDRLLAGARTHHLRICFLWFGSWKNGLSSFAPAWVKRDQTRFPRVRIASGRSVEILSPFSAEAERADTRAYVRFLQHVARVDAEHHTVLMIQLQNEVGVLGDSRDRSDAANAAFAAAVPAELMTYLTAHRSSLSPALAQLWSTAGGKTTGTWTEVFGDGPATDELFMAWQYGRFMGTMAASGKAVHPLPVFTNTWIVQPEDRAPGDYPSGGPQPLSLDVWKAACGEPGPTGASAIDFHAPDIYLLNFAEHVAAFHRADNPLFVPESRGNEQGVANAFYCIGAHASLGYSPFAIDRLERLAPAQPTGAASGGALETLPLARGYAVLRDLSPWILAHQARGTIAAVRLTKDAPAREIALGDHTLRFALRQNRSGAPATELGFALTFALGADEFLIAGQDVQVTFAPRTPGPAIDGIAAAETGAMRDGRWIPGRKMNGDDIVLNYHLAEAAAENQSGSGLRFGPDGPTLQRVALYRYE
- a CDS encoding rhamnogalacturonan lyase — its product is MNLRSLVFLLAASALAAIAPASPTSPARIMEKLSRGVVAVHEADGSVFVSWRLLASDPAGVAFNVYRTTAPRAGAANDVGPFGSRPDPVAGTVKLNAAPLADVTWFVDRHAALDRETTYTVRAVNAGAEAEPDRGFTLPAGASPLPYHSVPLQTPAGYTPGDASLGDLDGDGDYEIVLKQEQNPQDNSRSGVTGETLLQAYTLAGRLLWTINLGKNIREGAHYTQFMVYDLDSDGRAEVACKTADGTIDGTGKIIGDPNADHRNAQGHILQGPEFLTIFDGRTGAALATTDYVPPRHPTKLEPTGDELKAIWGDGYGNRSDRYLACVAYLDGERPSLVMCRGYYTRAVLAAWDWRDGKLTQRWVFDSDDGTPGNERYRGQGNHNLSVADVDEDGRDEIIYGAAVIDDSGRGLYSTGWGHGDVIHVSDLTPANPGLEIFDIQERFDAQGMSVRDARTGRPIFTVPSVKAADSGGDKGEGPGRGNAFNIDPRYPGAECWAAGAGMDGVFDAAGNRILEKRPRGFPCNFGILWDGDLLHELLDQNRIVKWNWEREEIEPLLVAHACTSNNGTKATPAVSADLWGDWREEVIWRTRDNRELRIYTSTIPTKHRLVTLMHDPVYRLAIAWQNVAYNQPPHPSFYLDESAPLPPAPKITFPAAH
- a CDS encoding RNA polymerase sigma factor; the protein is MTPTDTELLHRYSAQRSEAAFAELVQRYIDVVYHTALRQSGGRRDVAEDITQAVFVLVAQKAGRLQGHEMLAGWLHTATRYVAKDHRRAEARRLIREREANAMHDDPRRAEVEWDRVRPVLDDALSELKPADREAVLLRYFMGISLAEVGARLSVSENAARMRIDRALERLRARLARRGVTSTTTALGAVLANSAAAGAPANLASSITIAALSGTATGTGGAGLAGLLISMNNTKVIVGLAAALSMGGVGTSLWQAATVREVESALANVSRERDALQARLGAIEKGAQAPDQIRAGGVAPSRGTVANGATESGVGSAATRATKGATTAPAVQQPAKSSILQMLNRNPAFRDAELQRQRANMGLKYGPFYRSLRLSSGQIAEFEDAMCEWLQTNMETTALAAEQGLRETDPKLAGLVKPAMDSLTARLRSAIGEEGLMQLGPYEQSSDAHETISLLAGNLYYTDVPLSAAQAEQLIRIVAANTGQMKVTGIVGKPRELNWETILTQAQGVLAPVQLATLQRLADRSRYQRMVEALASGAEVEASGVPTADSSSGVTTAGGG
- a CDS encoding PKD domain-containing protein, which produces MNFVPRLLGAFAFALVALSSAALQKPDITYPIFQFPADRIPRVDGDAADWAMVPESYVVGRDQLKNFGKQPPAAGDKTLAVRVRVGWVKGLNRLYFLYEAEDDFWDFADPGLRNDTFEIIVDGDASGGLLVDRGHKELWTPEHVGAAAATPDDRISVDAANWAIHGVHAQNYHVFTPAVNKDWALAWGAPTWIKELPWANAAQSFAFKPGEPGKLTLEFWVTPFDYAGPEGPARAVESVLSESKIIGLSWIVIDYDGKTPRGFWTLSPQRTAYGDASELCAFKLMPLEPALQPKLAAQWSWSIVDMDRRLAAFKDESVGRITSWHWDFGDGTTSTEQHPQHAYAKPGSYVVILDLTGPDGTARRSKIWDIQFK
- a CDS encoding glycoside hydrolase family 88/105 protein, whose protein sequence is MSSFRLVLLCAGCLTLAHAQSLPASSATVTTTPTVSPEPARLAQLQSGRIAPAYPVPYEPATPEQIKSVLDRVLTYLEGASSVRVIDAATKQPVTDLAQLPAQPRLERTDFLLTSYEWGVTYAGMVQTAAATGDNRYRDYVATRLQAITTLAAHLKQQTAPADLPPRERGIALRQVIDPRSLDDSGAMAAAMIKAARAGVAPDALRPWIDNYLEFIATKQFRLADGTLARNRPMPNSLWLDDLYMSVPALAQMGALTGETKYFDDAVKQIVQFSARMFVPEKNLYRHGWVQEMDPHPAFHWARANGWAIVAMAELLDVLPENHPGREAVLQQYRAHLAGLAATQGGDGLWHQLLDRNDSYLETSASAMFVYAAARGINRGWIDAKAYGPMVTLGWNAVAQQVNAIGQVEGTCVGTGMGFDPMFYYYRPTSVFAAHGYGPVLLAGAELIALRQGKGADSVIHDGGVHFERATGR